The Phaseolus vulgaris cultivar G19833 chromosome 5, P. vulgaris v2.0, whole genome shotgun sequence genomic interval caatataaattggcTGAGTAATATCTCTTTCTCACTCCTCATAAACTGTTTgatttaattctgtttttgctgctgccataaacaaccggttaaaatgaagtttcaaccgattgaatttcTGCAAACAGTTTCTTTTACATTGTTTGATTGACTTCCTTGATTGCTTAATCTATGATTGTTGATAAAGCTTCATTCGTattcaatctttgcgaaaatcttttgacaaacaattcaccccctcttgtttaaaccATTAATTTTAACATAGTTATCATGCAAACACAAATAAGTAATTAATATAACCTAGGATCATCTAACAAATTTTTGAGAACATACTAATTTGAAAACTTATGTTATGGATGTTTTAAGAGGTTGTCCCATGACAAGGCTTCATTAAGAGAAAATGAGTAATTGGTCTTGAAGTAGCTCCAACATTCTTTCCAATCCTTGTTAAAATGCTTCTTGATCATCCTCTTCTTTGTTTTCCTTATTTTGAGGgattgcatatatatatattttacatttgtTAGGTGTAAACCtccattttctttttattgaaCTAATATATTCTTTCCAGATTTTGATATACATGTGATAGAAAAAATTGTCTTTGGTAACCTTCTATAACACCTGCTATGTCCACATCGCGATCTTTTAGTGATGCAAAACATCATCGTCATAGTTTTGAAGACTTTCAGACACCCTAACATGAACCAACAACAGAAGCAGGAAGACATTAATTTTCATCACATTCTGGCCAAGTTATGGCAAACATGTTGATACGTATAGAACAACACATGTGTCAGCGTATGGTTTCATACCATCCTCAGCAATTCCATATTGAACTAGGATCACCCTCAACTGCACTTCCCAATTGTGATGTACACTCGTACAAGCCATTTCAATCCCTCTTCAATCTCTACAATCAGAACAACCTCCACCATCAAAAGAAGAACCACAATGACAACGAAGAAATCCATTATGGAAAAGACGTCGACCTCGTTGTGGGACCAAACACTACTATAAAGATTCAATATCTCCTTAATGAACTGCATTATCAAGTTTACAATGTTTATTAATAATGTAATTTCATCACaagtatttataatattatgctTCATTCAAAAATAACTTTGTTCGTGTTTAAATTCACTGCAAGAAAACGGTGAATTATCTTTCATATGTATGCGTGAACTAAGTGTAAATGCGGTTTTCGTGGGCCAAATCCACGCAAAACCGACgcaaagtaattttttttggcAATCTGACGCATAACGGACGCAGGTAgagatttaaataaataaataaaaaatttcagtgTGTGTGGGCTATGACCGACGCAAAGATTGAGCTAAATATTATAACTTTTACttgtttattgtatttattttaattttttttaatattataataatttttttaattttaataatttttgtatatgttagttaaattaaattgattacgtgtttgtttttaaattattttaaaaaaatatcttaaatttttttaaaaagaattgaaaaatgttaaaaaataataattgagtaaaagaaaaaaatgtatttaaatttataaatgttatattaaatacttaatttttttaaaaaaaattattttaattttatttcatttataatattataataagtatttagattttgatataaattagttaaattaaatttattaaattgattaagtgtttaatttaaaattatttaaagaaattatcttataaagtttataaagaattgaaagatgtagaaaaataataattgggtaaaaaaaatacatatttaaattttaaaaatattatgtaaaatatacataaatttaggAATATGAATTTAACATGAAGTAATTAATGAATGTATAATGTAATGGAGGTATTTAAAATAGAGAgtaattttatcttaaaatctGAAAGTaaagttaagaaaataaaaagtgagATAAAACTTTTTATTGATAACTTCAATAAATTTGAATGTCATATTTGTGTAATGGTTAAATGAACGGTTGATTTTACTTTGATATCCATTGTGATTTAAAGAATGTTATTTGtcataaataaaacataagatcattttaaagatttatAGAGAATATTTATGATAGaaacatatatatattaagtcTAAGTGTGTGAGTAAGTAACTTATGCTTAATTCTTAAATTACCCTAAACTTGATCACATGTTTTATAATGTAATTGTTATAGTTATTAAATATAATCTCCAAAAAGACATTTGtgttttccaattgaaacacaTAATAATATAGTAAGTTTTGAGTCACGAGATGATTCATgtgtaatatttcatataagTGTGTTAATAGAGTTTCCCAATGCattaaataacatatttatagatttaggTTATTTTATTGTATGTCATTAACCTCGTATTAAAGATCATAAATGTTGTATCATGTAAAACAATTGTCATTGCATGAATAATAGGTCTTTGACATAGTAATTTTAGTAGACTTAGTTCTTAATAAATGTAACATGTATACCTCAATGTCAATTGAGTCTAGGATGTAATGAATTTAGAATCATGGAATAAAGTTGATCAttagattttggattataagtttATAAGCCCATTGACATTTTGGATTTAGGGTATATGtactaatgtttttttattgcaGTTAATAAGGTAAGAGTTGAACTAAAAACTCGATTATAAAGACTAAAGGAGAGTTTCATAAGCAATTTCAATAATAGAATTCATTATATTCGTGATAGcaaatttaattatgtatttatttttttgtataaattaaatatattttttgttgtataaattaaatatattttttgttgtataaattaaatatattttttgttctaGAAATGAAATTAAGTtattgttgtataaattaaaataactttttgttgtataaattaaaataactttttgttgtataaatgaaatgaattatttttgttgaataaattgaatttaattgttttgtacaaattaaagaaagtttttttataaatttaccgtcccggggcgttgaccaaagtcaaagtcaaagtcaacacatggtgggaccGCCCGAGGGCCCCAGAGAAGGgaaagaaagtcaacaggttgaccgcttggggcatcgccaggttaaggcatcgcctaagaaaggcgtcgcccaagaaaTGCGTCGCCAGGTAAAGGCATCGCCTgagaaaggcgtcgccaggtaaagGCATCACCAAGATAAGACATAGCCGAGTCAAGACATCACAAGGAGGGCTCGGGCCTCCTTGACAGTTCAGAATGGcgacaaagagaaagaaaaaggtggcttcaaggccacagtcctagtaccagtagggagcaacctaactcgtgaagtacccacgccaccgctgggaaaccctgggacagatacgacccatgagggggccacgcccaggggagaaccacgtgcatggtacgagagaaaggtagatacactcccaaggtGAGTGACTAGAAGTTgggggtgcatgagttggcacccagaaagtcacccccttgCGCCAAATGCACTTTGAGAAAGGAGGGTTTGCAcgatggattaaccctaagttgggttacggcgctgtagggccctccacgaagagtcgcgatcaagtcagaagaacacgtggcaataagcactgaaaacatcaaggttttcctaaaagttcgcaaaggtacgcgttaattcggttaagattcgaacgttccagggaatatttttatacgctttcaatgcgctttaacgcgttttaaatgcgaaaggtgtataaaaagggagcCGGGGACGTTTGAaggggatccgagttttgacctaattctcgcaacattacacagagcacaaaccctagttgttttcgcgACGCACCCACTGTGTGCACAAGACGATTAGGGCAACACCGTTTCAGTGATTCAGTTATCTTTCGACCACCTCCAGAGCATTCTTTACGGTGTTTCGGTACGGAGGTGCGTCATTTTttatgtttctcgctagctgacttgatcgtcggagtgcaaacggccgcgagggcgcccctttgttcacttcttttcaggtattcacagacggagcagaacgaaggtgccctagctcgtgaggacgAGCCCCGCACAGAGAcaacccaggtcaaccggcgagaacatttggcgcccaccgtggggccgatataaaacgtCAGTCCCATCACACAGTTTTTTAGTTGTAGTTGCAGTTTCCAACCCAGTTTCAGTTCCCAAATCGCACGCGCTatgagtgaagagatgaccatgcaacaactcatgggcatgatgcaagggctgcaagaagcaatggcagcatcGAAAGCGAAGCAAGAGTGCATGCAGACGGATCTCACAgcatctcaggcgagaaacgatgagctccaccgcGCCAACGAGGAGTTACGCCGTGGATGGCGCGACGCAGATGAACCTGAGACTGCCACCCCACCCATAGAATTCTCAACACCATTCTCACAGGCAATCCTAGAGATAGCAATCCCCAACACATTCACGGGGCCCAAAGTAatcttcacagggatggaggattctgaggcacacctcactgcgttccacacccagatgatgctggtaggcggttctaATGTcgtaagatgcaagctctttatgagcaccttgattgggatggccatggactggttcatcagcctcccagagggtcacatcacgtctttcgcaCAGCTTTCGCGgctattcagagagcagtatttagccaacagggccccaGCCCCAGTCTCATACGACCTattcgacgtgaagcagtatcaaggggagaccctgaaagagtacataagccgcttcggggcgcaggtggtgaaggtgggtaccacagacgaacctatgatcgtgtacgcattcaggaagGGGGTGTGTCCTGAATCTTTCAACAAGTCGCTCAATCGTAGCCGCCCCAAAACTTTTGTTGAAGTaaggcgtcgggcggtagaacacaTTGCCTTTGAAGGCGAGGcatacgagaagtgcacgactGCTGCGCCCGCACGCCCAAGAGCGCAGATGCGCGCACATCTTGCTAGAGTCCACGAAGCCACTACAGAAAGAAAGAATCAAGATAGGAGGCGTACCTATGAGACAAGGAGAACCCAACCTAGGGGTCGAtcagaaggaaggagagagggcAATAGACCTCTAAGGCAtaactttgtggtggaacttaaagacctcatcgttgtgcccaacatagctgacaggttgaggccaccagtgAAGTCTGACAAGGTACTGAGACCTCAcaaggaatcatggtgcgaatttcacgaagcATTCGGACACCATATTAACAAATGTTTAgcgctgggctatcagttggatgagcttgtgaagaatggtttcttaAAAGATTATCTCGCTGGGTCCACTGCAACCACAGCCACAGCGACACCAGAGGAAGGTCAAGCACATGAAATCCCAACTCAcggagaagtgcacaccatctcTGGCGGCTTTTCCGgaggaggacccactgcctctcaacgtAAGAAATATGTGAGGTCAGTAAGTTCAGTTGCAGAGGAATTTCCAGACGACccatgggagtcagacctcgttttcACAAGGGTTGACCTGCGGGATGTCGTCCCACACGATAATGACCCAGTGGTCATTTCAATagtcacagcgggaaggaaggtacATAGGGTCCTCGTCGACCAAGGCAGTtctgcagacgtcatgttttggtcgacctttaataagctacagttgtccctcgaccttttgagaccctatactggatgcttgtatgggtttgcagataacccagtagaggtacgtggctacttggagctgaggacgacatTCACTGATGGAGTGGCATCACGCATtgagagcatccggtacttggtggttaacgccAATTCAGCTTACAATATTTTGTTAGGCAGACCTACCTTGAACAGATTAAGGGTCGtgtcctccacgcgccacatgaagatgaagctaccagatCTTAGTGGCAAGGTGATCGTGATTAAGTCAGATCAAGAAGAGGCCcgtaagtgctatgaaaatagcctaaagacaaagagaggcgtggtcatggtgatCGAGCGACCACTCGTTTCAGATTCGCAAATGGAGTTAGAGTTGTTGAAAGAGGCGACGCTCGCGAAGTCCACGCCGGTCGAAGCCACCTTGGGGGCGACGCCCATAGAAGATGCACATACAGAAGGAAGAAACGGCGATTCCTCGCCAATGGAAGGAGTACACGGAGGGACCTCACCCGCAGAACAAGAGCTAGAGGAGGCAATGCCCGATGCATCCGTTGGGGCGACGCCTATGGAAGAGAACTCCACGAATGAGTCTCTTCCAGAGAATGTGCAGAATGAGCGACCCCGACCAGAAGATAACATAGTAGAAAGGCCGATAGGGGGTAAGGTGTTCAAATTAGGACGCTTGCTAAGCCAAGGAGAACGAGAAGAGGTAGCCGCAGTAATCTCGTGCACCTAGATGCTTTCGCGTGGATTGCGGCGGACATGCCAGGTATCGACCCAGACTTTTTCTGCCACCATCTTACCATGGACGCCAAGGTTCGCCCTGTGagacaaagaaggaggaagttcaacgaagagtgATGCCTCGTCGTGAAGGAAGTAACACAAAAGCTGCTCAGCActgggcacatcagggagatacaataccctgagtggttagccAACGTAgttctagtgaagaaggcgaatgggaagtggaggatgtgcgttgacttcacatatctgaacaaggcgtgcccgaaggattcgtatTCGCTACCCAACATCGACGCGTTAGTGGATAGCGCCTCGGGCTGTaagatgctgagtttcttggatgcattctcaggttataataagatcaagatgcacccaagggATGAGAGTAAAACGACGTTCATGACAGAGACGTCCAactactgttataaggtgatgccgtttgggttgAAAAATGCAggtgccacctaccagaggctgatggacaaagtccttgcacccatgctgAGAAGGAACGTGtaggcctacgtagatgacatggtggtaacTTCACACGAGAGAGGG includes:
- the LOC137833937 gene encoding uncharacterized protein, with the protein product MSEEMTMQQLMGMMQGLQEAMAASKAKQECMQTDLTASQARNDELHRANEELRRGWRDADEPETATPPIEFSTPFSQAILEIAIPNTFTGPKVIFTGMEDSEAHLTAFHTQMMLVGGSNVVRCKLFMSTLIGMAMDWFISLPEGHITSFAQLSRLFREQYLANRAPAPVSYDLFDVKQYQGETLKEYISRFGAQVVKVGTTDEPMIVYAFRKGVCPESFNKSLNRSRPKTFVEVRRRAVEHIAFEGEAYEKCTTAAPARPRAQMRAHLARVHEATTERKNQDRRRTYETRRTQPRGRSEGRREGNRPLRHNFVVELKDLIVVPNIADRLRPPVKSDKVLRPHKESWCEFHEAFGHHINKCLALGYQLDELVKNGFLKDYLAGSTATTATATPEEGQAHEIPTHGEVHTISGGFSGGGPTASQRKKYVRSVSSVAEEFPDDPWESDLVFTRVDLRDVVPHDNDPVVISIVTAGRKVHRVLVDQGSSADVMFWSTFNKLQLSLDLLRPYTGCLYGFADNPVEVRGYLELRTTFTDGVASRIESIRYLVVNANSAYNILLGRPTLNRLRVVSSTRHMKMKLPDLSGKVIVIKSDQEEARKCYENSLKTKRGVVMVIERPLVSDSQMELELLKEATLAKSTPVEATLGATPIEDAHTEGRNGDSSPMEGVHGGTSPAEQELEEAMPDASVGATPMEENSTNESLPENVQNERPRPEDNIVERPIGGKVFKLGRLLSQGEREEVAAVISCT